GCTAATTCGTCAATCTTTTTCGAGAGCATAAGCGATTCAAAAGTCGGGTCCATAACCACCAGAACAATGTCGCATCCCTGTTCCACGCCCCTGCCGAAGTGTTCAACTCCCGCATCCGTATCTATGATTACAACCTCTTTAGCAGCCACTTTCAGGTGTTCAAGCATTCCTGTTGAGAGAACACCCATGGCACAGGCACAACCCTCCCCGAACTCATGTATTTTCCCTACTGCGAGCAGCATTATTCCGTTCTTCTCAACCAGGTACTCTCTTGGGATATCGTCGAGTGTCCACATTTCATCGAAGATTTCGATCTTCGGCGGACCGCTTTTTGCATTGGGATTCTGAAACGATGACCTCATCTGCTCAAGAATCACTTTCTTTCCGCCGAAGTAGTTCATGAGGTCATCAGGCAGCTCCATGCCTAATTGGCGGTGTAATCCGAAGTTCGATTCATCACTGTCAATCACCAGCACCCGGTATCCACGATTTACCATTGCCTTTGCGAGAAGCGCAGCAATCGTGCTTTTTCCGCACCCCCCTTTTCCACACACCATTATCTTCATCATTTATCACCTTTCTATGCGGTTTTACAGTTATTTTCTTATTTATAATTGATGAAGAAAATAGATCGTATATAAATTTTCCGATTTTTTCCTGTGGTATCTTATGAACTATATTGAATGCTAACAGGTTTATACTATTATTTCTACTTGTTCCGCTTTTTTCCTTCTCACCTTTATGCTCTGTGTGGTCGCATCTTCAACGGCAAATGATCCAAAAACCACTCAAAATATTGCTTTCATTGCTATGCTCCAGTTTTAGCTGTTCCTGGATTACCGCTTACGGATTTTGGGTCATTTACAGTATTTGCTCAGACTAAACTTTTTATATTTTGTTATGGCGACGAAATGTGGAGGATGGGCA
The Methanophagales archaeon DNA segment above includes these coding regions:
- a CDS encoding P-loop NTPase, encoding MMKIMVCGKGGCGKSTIAALLAKAMVNRGYRVLVIDSDESNFGLHRQLGMELPDDLMNYFGGKKVILEQMRSSFQNPNAKSGPPKIEIFDEMWTLDDIPREYLVEKNGIMLLAVGKIHEFGEGCACAMGVLSTGMLEHLKVAAKEVVIIDTDAGVEHFGRGVEQGCDIVLVVMDPTFESLMLSKKIDELAGSIKKPVYFILNKVDDESRQVMLASVDEDRIAGIIPVNNDVFRAGLTGKELDVCLPEIDELINVLGGEKGEK